A single Trypanosoma brucei gambiense DAL972 chromosome 9, complete sequence DNA region contains:
- a CDS encoding T. brucei spp.-specific protein yields the protein MILWPQAINDEVYADGYCPSLCLYFKQELLSRVWAPPALTMGLKAAAFQDELSTRAQINFDFFDEDGVAYEFTRLSTGYVGSLEIMQLLLLVLAEDPRIVRTDEQLLPHVQKIIDVWIHDIRITPPTTKSADVYTNVQTREPEKPVLPMAKRSIDDNTAISASNGTETNIPYT from the coding sequence ATGATATTATGGCCACAAGCAATTAACGATGAAGTATATGCAGATGGTTATTGTCCGAGCTTATGCCTATATTTTAAACAGGAGTTGCTATCTAGGGTATGGGCACCACCAGCACTTACAATGGGCCTTAAGGCGGCGGCCTTCCAAGATGAATTATCAACACGCGCCCAGATAAACTTTGATTTTTTTGATGAAGATGGAGTAGCGTACGAATTCACGAGGCTGTCTACCGGCTATGTAGGATCACTGGAAATTATGCAGTTATTGTTATTAGTCCTAGCGGAGGACCCGCGTATCGTACGAACGGACGAGCAACTACTCCCCCACGTCCAAAAAATCATCGACGTGTGGATCCACGACATACGAATTACGCCCCCTACCACAAAGTCCGCGGATGTGTATACAAATGTACAAACAAGAGAGCCCGAGAAACCCGTGTTACCTATGGCGAAACGGAGTATAGATGACAATACGGCTATATCGGCATCAAATGGGACAGAAACAAACATACCGTACACATAG
- a CDS encoding T. brucei spp.-specific protein translates to MRLTALLAYLVAMLVNGSLLNGEVEAKGAAAGLVNKFLNNPGVSRGDIEDPPDVEEEEEEEASIPYEKDMEYPDGSKSDEEAGAKPKGPTNKSDDNNLQEGNGGNSDTKGAVEGTNVETKSPAVKSDVDGLQKDDIEDPEDVTEVTKTDTCVDGGECESNGGGTEVLAASLSTNVVPLLLLVSAMLMMS, encoded by the coding sequence atGAGGCTAACGGCTCTTTTGGCATACTTGGTTGCGATGCTCGTGAATGGCTCTCTTTTAAATGGAGAAGTGGAAGCAAAGGGGGCAGCAGCAGGGCTGGTGAATAAATTCCTCAACAATCCTGGCGTTAGTAGAGGAGACATTGAGGATCCGCCTGAcgtagaagaagaagaggaggaggaggccagCATCCCGTATGAGAAAGATATGGAATATCCCGATGGCAGTAAAAGTGATGAAGAAGCAGGTGCCAAACCCAAAGGTCCGACCAACAAAAGTGATGACAACAACCTTCAAGAGGGGAATGGGGGGAACTCAGACACCAAAGGAGCAGTTGAGGGAACAAAtgttgaaacaaaaagccCTGCTGTCAAAAGTGATGTTGATGGCCTGCAGAAGGATGACATCGAAGATCCCGAAGATGTAACGGAAGTAACGAAGACCGACACGTGCGTAGACGGTGGAGAGTGTGAGTCCAATGGAGGTGGCACAGAGGTGTTGGCGGCATCGTTAAGCACAAACGTTGTTCCATTGCTGCTCTTAGTTTCCGCGATGTTAATGATGTCATAA
- a CDS encoding NADPH--cytochrome p450 reductase, putative yields MFRRFCTASGILAGTCLVAFAVRVWVTRRGCLPNERSLSAKYANMLQNGQASKGCQTYQDEAILVIYGSVSGNAEMYAKTLVTNLRERGADIALIDPSAWPYLAQHTPQQPLFPASKGTQMPVVVFVVSTTGEGEVPDNFFSLFIQMKAVVRRGLEGGAEPFKDVFYAVFALGESSYKYFCRAGVDVDGLLQKGGGTELVPIGIGDARDPLRDDLFDAWEETLTKKLKETCGMKLEALSDKPPQPQLLFRFIPDKPADTLPFAPPPSLLEPSGQYPGQFVLEAKTRRTSEREDGSYVLHLVLGFGGHTVKYQAGDHLGIYPANPPDVVEAYRQVLNIPLTDWTKPVELCSPVNARARASLRNTLPARVTLRTVFERYLDLCGKPRKSMLRLLARYCSEIEEKTAMIDFLRGGHSLNAVAEFGTSTPSYRRGHYTVLDCLKMFCSWRGRLPVGHFVEAMPRMQPRFYSIASDMLTHPTTVEAFIRIIPDGVNSLFLHHLSVGAKVTAFVRKSTFHLPQKCSGRPVVMIGPGTGVASMIGFCYRREAVLKKQAAVEHGPMVLFFGNRNRSSEYFVEREVRQWCPHGEGKLPSAGVRCDSVLTLVDAAFSRDQPEKYYVTHLLEKHQDYLLKLLTSRVGGGCLIYISGDASRVSRSVDKAILKLLEYGGFAEEAAVEFLARMEREGRYLKDVY; encoded by the coding sequence ATGTTTCGTCGGTTCTGCACCGCATCTGGTATCCTCGCGGGGACGTGCCTAGTGGCCTTTGCGGTGCGCGTATGGGTTACGCGGAGGGGTTGTCTGCCCAATGAACGGTCACTCTCGGCCAAATACGCGAATATGCTGCAGAACGGGCAAGCGAGCAAGGGGTGCCAAACTTATCAGGACGAAGCGATATTAGTGATCTACGGAAGTGTTTCTGGAAATGCTGAAATGTATGCCAAGACCCTCGTGACCAATCTGCGAGAACGGGGTGCTGACATCGCACTCATTGACCCTTCCGCGTGGCCTTATCTTGCTCAACATACTCCTCAACAGCCACTTTTTCCAGCAAGTAAAGGCACCCAGATGCCCGTAGTGGTGTTTGTTGTGTCAACCACAGGTGAAGGGGAGGTGCCTGAcaactttttctccctcttcatACAAATGAAGGCGGTGGTGCGCAGGGGTTTGGAAGGAGGTGCTGAGCCATTTAAGGACGTCTTCTACGCCGTGTTCGCTTTGGGGGAGAGTTCGTACAAGTATTTCTGCCGGGCGGGGGTTGATGTCGATGGGCTACTGCAAAAGGGTGGAGGAACGGAACTGGTCCCTATTGGTATCGGCGACGCACGTGACCCTCTGAGGGATGATCTTTTCGACGCGTGGGAGGAGACTCTCACGAAGAAACTTAAAGAAACATGCGGAATGAAACTGGAGGCGTTGTCGGACAAACCACCACAACCACAGTTACTGTTCCGCTTCATACCGGATAAACCAGCGGATACACTGCCTTTTGCTCCACCACCATCGTTGCTGGAACCGTCTGGACAATATCCGGGGCAGTTTGTGTTGGAAGCCAAAACGAGGCGAACGAGCGAGCGAGAAGATGGCTCCTATGTGCTGCATCTCGTATTGGGCTTTGGCGGTCACACTGTAAAGTATCAGGCGGGTGACCATTTGGGAATTTACCCCGCTAATCCACCTGACGTAGTTGAAGCTTATAGGCAGGTTTTGAACATCCCCTTGACGGACTGGACAAAGCCAGTGGAGTTGTGCTCGCCCGTTAATGCACGCGCTAGAGCTTCGTTGCGAAATACTCTTCCTGCGCGTGTAACACTGAGAACGGTGTTCGAGCGGTACCTGGATTTGTGTGGCAAACCTCGGAAGTCCATGTTGCGCCTCCTGGCAAGGTACTGCTCGGAAattgaggaaaaaacagcaaTGATTGATTTTCTTCGTGGAGGACATTCTCTCAATGCTGTAGCAGAGTTTGGAACATCGACACCATCCTACCGCAGAGGCCATTATACCGTTCTGGATTGCCTGAAAATGTTTTGTAGTTGGCGTGGAAGGCTTCCTGTCGGGCACTTTGTGGAAGCGATGCCACGAATGCAACCCAGGTTCTATTCTATTGCATCGGATATGTTAACGCACCCCACGACAGTGGAGGCATTCATCCGCATCATTCCGGATGGCGTAAACTCCTTATTTCTTCACCACCTTTCCGTTGGAGCGAAAGTAACCGCATTTGTTCGCAAGTCAACGTTTCACCTCCCCCAAAAGTGTAGCGGGCGCCCGGTGGTGATGATTGGTCCTGGAACCGGCGTTGCTTCAATGATCGGTTTCTGCTACAGACGGGAGGCGGTGCTGAAGAAGCAAGCTGCGGTCGAACATGGGCCCATGGTTCTCTTCTTTGGTAATCGAAACCGCTCATCGGAATATTTTGTGGAGCGTGAGGTGCGCCAATGGTGTCCACACGGTGAGGGGAAACTTCCTTCCGCCGGTGTACGCTGTGACTCCGTGTTGACACTAGTTGATGCTGCATTCAGCCGGGATCAACCTGAGAAGTACTATGTCACACACCTTTTGGAGAAACACCAAGATTACCTCCTGAAACTCTTGACCAGTCGCGTGGGCGGTGGTTGTCTTATTTACATTTCGGGTGATGCATCACGGGTATCGCGTAGCGTGGACAAGGCAATATTAAAGTTGCTGGAGTATGGTGGATTCGCCGAAGAGGCAGCAGTTGAGTTCCTGGCGAGGATGGAGCGGGAAGGTAGATACTTGAAGGACGTGTACTGA
- a CDS encoding DRBD9, with translation MSLTAELFGAATPSSTSPSEKLKKKGTSKNSVVATSTVFEPTKKAAFDIFAVAPEVRKATRREKQRLRIEEGVSRKNGTWKGKGESATEDEIFRTVIVDNTTGGDEVGESKPHGRKKQLRHALHQNEEEDSRTVFVGNLVNDVKRRVLEKVFKTCGPIESVRIRAQALEGEKDLNGGEATVQPKGVGRAIRVLRGDVKKGEQYSAVAYVLFKDKSSIKEALDKNGVVVEGRHIVVTTLDPEGREYAPETSVFVGNVAYDSNEEALWNFFVEKGIRDVKRVRLVRDRESGMCKGFGYVEFQSKGSVAAAIALRGTLFMDREIRIVHVQKSKAVTASKATRREKRKLGTRGEVADSRSQGAEGNGKRMRTEGKTKVQGPVDDQPPWMGVVTNPRRKIPKDLRPLVEGKKSFSSPAPRAPVKRKMRNPEKGH, from the coding sequence ATGTCGCTCACCGCTGAGCTGTTTGGGGCCGCAACTCCGTCATCGACCTCCCCGAGTGaaaagctgaaaaaaaaagggactagcaaaaacagtgttgtgGCGACCTCCACCGTGTTTGAACCGACGAAAAAAGCGGCATTTGACATATTTGCTGTTGCCCCGGAGGTGAGAAAAGCAACACGTAGGGAAAAGCAGCGACTTCGGATTGAGGAGGGTGTATCAAGGAAGAATGGCacatggaagggaaaaggagagtCGGCGACGGAGGATGAGATATTTCGGACGGTGATTGTAGACAACACAACCGGTGGCGATGAAGTTGGGGAGAGCAAGCCACACGGACGCAAAAAACAACTTCGTCACGCCCTCCACcaaaatgaggaggaagacaGCCGCACCGTTTTTGTGGGAAATCTTGTGAATGATGTCAAACGCCGTGTTTTGGAGAAAGTATTCAAAACCTGTGGTCCCATCGAGTCGGTACGTATCCGGGCGCAAGCTCtggaaggagagaaggatCTTAACGGCGGCGAGGCGACAGTTCAGCCGAAGGGTGTGGGTCGCGCTATTCGTGTACTCCGTGGTGACGTTAAGAAGGGGGAACAGTACAGTGCTGTGGCATACGTGTTATTCAAGGATAAATCATCCATTAAAGAGGCACTTGATAAaaatggtgttgttgttgagggtCGCCACATTGTCGTGACAACACTGGACCCCGAAGGCCGCGAGTACGCGCCCGAGACATCAGTGTTTGTTGGGAACGTTGCTTACGACAGCAACGAGGAAGCACTCTGGAACTTCTTCGTGGAAAAGGGGATACGAGATGTGAAACGCGTTCGCCTTGTACGTGATCGAGAGTCCGGCATGTGTAAAGGTTTCGGTTATGTAGAATTTCAAAGCAAGGGTTCCGTTGCAGCTGCCATTGCTCTCCGCGGTACGCTGTTCATGGATCGTGAGATTCGCATTGTCCACGTACAGAAATCTAAGGCTGTTACCGCATCAAAGGCAACTCGACGAGAGAAGCGCAAGCTTGGGACTCGGGGTGAAGTGGCCGATAGTCGTTCACAAGGGGCGGAAGGAAACGGAAAGCGAATGCGTACAGAAGGAAAGACAAAGGTGCAGGGGCCTGTAGATGATCAACCTCCGTGGATGGGAGTTGTGACAAACCCTCGAAGGAAAATACCGAAGGATTTGCGGCCATtagtggaaggaaagaagagttTCTCGTCGCCAGCGCCCCGGGCCCCCGTGAAGCGGAAGATGCGGAACCCGGAGAAGGGACACTAG